One window from the genome of Cucumis melo cultivar AY chromosome 12, USDA_Cmelo_AY_1.0, whole genome shotgun sequence encodes:
- the LOC103487792 gene encoding ornithine aminotransferase, mitochondrial isoform X2, translating into MFIYHPIPVVFSEAKGSSIWDPEGKRYLDFLSAYSAVNQGHCHPKIVKAFQEQAEKLTLSSRAFYNDKFPLFADYLTQFFGYDMVLPMNTGAEGVETALKLARKWGYKKKRIPKDEAIIVSCCGCFHGRTLGVISMSCDNEATREFGPLLPGHLKVDFGDAVALEKIFTEHGDRIAGFLFEPIQGEAGVIIPPDGYLKAVRDLCTKYNILMIADEIQSGLARSGKLLACDWENVRPDLVILGKALGGGVIPVSAVLADKEVMLCIQPGEHGSTFGGNPLASAVAIASLEVIKDERLAERSATLGEELRNQLIKIQEKFPQYIKNVRGRGLFNAVELKGKALSPVSAYDICMKLKERGVLAKPTHDTIIRLTPPLSISLDELKEGSKALNDVLEIDLPKLMKEKPHTASSSDSNICDRCGRNLYASED; encoded by the exons ATGTTTAT CTACCATCCAATTCCAGTAGTATTCTCTGAAGCAAAGGGATCCTCAATATGGGACCCAGAGGGTAAGAGATATCTGGATTTTCTATCAGCTTATTCTGCTGTCAATCAG GGACATTGTCATCCAAAGATTGTGAAAGCATTCCAAGAACAAGCAGAAAAACTCACTCTTAGCTCTCGAGCTTTCTATAATGATAAATTCCCCCTCTTTGCGGACTACTTAACACAATTTTTTGGCTATGATATGGTGCTTCCAATGAACACTGGTGCTGAAGGTGTGGAAACTGCTTTGAAGTTGGCAAGGAAATGGGGTTACAAGAAGAAGAGAATTCCCAAAGATGAG GCTATTATTGTTTCATGTTGTGGGTGCTTTCATGGCCGAACGTTGGGTGTTATTTCCATGAGCTGTGACAATGAAGCTACCCGTGAATTTGGTCCCTTGTTGCCTGGACATCTTAAAGTTGATTTTGGTGATGCAGTTGCCCTTGAGAAAATCTTTACAG AGCACGGTGACCGAATAGCTGGGTTTTTGTTTGAGCCTATTCAAGGAGAGGCAGGG GTTATTATTCCCCCTGATGGTTACTTGAAAGCTGTGAGAGATCTTTGcacaaaatataatatcttaATGATTGCTGATGAAATACAATCTGGCTTAGCAAGGTCAGGAAAACTATTGGCTTGTGATTGGGAAAATGTCAGACCAGATTTAGTG ATATTGGGAAAAGCATTGGGAGGTGGCGTAATTCCTGTAAGTGCTGTCCTTGCTGACAAAGAAGTAATGCTTTGTATCCAACCTGGAGAGCATGGGAG TACTTTTGGGGGAAATCCATTGGCAAGTGCAGTTGCTATTGCATCACTTGAAGTGATCAAAGATGAGAGACTTGCTGAGAG GTCAGCTACATTAGGAGAGGAGCTCAGAAATCAGCTTATCAAGATTCAGGAAAAATTCCCACAATACATCAAGAACGTTCGAGGAAGAGGTTTATTCAATGCTGTGGAGCTCAAAGGAAAAGCTTTATCTCCTGTTTCTGCATATGATATTTGCATGAAGTTGAAAGAAAGAGGGGTTCTTGCTAAACCAACACATGATACTATAATTCGGTTAACTCCTCCACTCTCCATAAG TTTGGATGAGCTGAAAGAAGGGTCAAAGGCACTTAATGATGTGCTGGAAATTGATCTTCCAAAGCTGATGAAGGAAAAGCCACACACTGCTTCCTCAAGTGATTCCAACATATGTGATCGCTGTGGAAGAAACCTTTATGCTTCTGAAGATTAA
- the LOC103487792 gene encoding ornithine aminotransferase, mitochondrial isoform X1 produces MASRRQLKCLVSLVCRGRRPFSMVPESSASSFPVSEKLIDMEKDHSAHNYHPIPVVFSEAKGSSIWDPEGKRYLDFLSAYSAVNQGHCHPKIVKAFQEQAEKLTLSSRAFYNDKFPLFADYLTQFFGYDMVLPMNTGAEGVETALKLARKWGYKKKRIPKDEAIIVSCCGCFHGRTLGVISMSCDNEATREFGPLLPGHLKVDFGDAVALEKIFTEHGDRIAGFLFEPIQGEAGVIIPPDGYLKAVRDLCTKYNILMIADEIQSGLARSGKLLACDWENVRPDLVILGKALGGGVIPVSAVLADKEVMLCIQPGEHGSTFGGNPLASAVAIASLEVIKDERLAERSATLGEELRNQLIKIQEKFPQYIKNVRGRGLFNAVELKGKALSPVSAYDICMKLKERGVLAKPTHDTIIRLTPPLSISLDELKEGSKALNDVLEIDLPKLMKEKPHTASSSDSNICDRCGRNLYASED; encoded by the exons ATGGCGTCCAGGAGGCAGTTGAAGTGTTTGGTCAGCTTGGTTTGTAGAGGAAGGAGGCCATTTTCTATGGTTCCTGAAAGCAGTGCCTCGTCTTTTCCTGTTTCTGAGAAGCTCATCGATATGGAGAAAGATCATAGTGCCCATAA CTACCATCCAATTCCAGTAGTATTCTCTGAAGCAAAGGGATCCTCAATATGGGACCCAGAGGGTAAGAGATATCTGGATTTTCTATCAGCTTATTCTGCTGTCAATCAG GGACATTGTCATCCAAAGATTGTGAAAGCATTCCAAGAACAAGCAGAAAAACTCACTCTTAGCTCTCGAGCTTTCTATAATGATAAATTCCCCCTCTTTGCGGACTACTTAACACAATTTTTTGGCTATGATATGGTGCTTCCAATGAACACTGGTGCTGAAGGTGTGGAAACTGCTTTGAAGTTGGCAAGGAAATGGGGTTACAAGAAGAAGAGAATTCCCAAAGATGAG GCTATTATTGTTTCATGTTGTGGGTGCTTTCATGGCCGAACGTTGGGTGTTATTTCCATGAGCTGTGACAATGAAGCTACCCGTGAATTTGGTCCCTTGTTGCCTGGACATCTTAAAGTTGATTTTGGTGATGCAGTTGCCCTTGAGAAAATCTTTACAG AGCACGGTGACCGAATAGCTGGGTTTTTGTTTGAGCCTATTCAAGGAGAGGCAGGG GTTATTATTCCCCCTGATGGTTACTTGAAAGCTGTGAGAGATCTTTGcacaaaatataatatcttaATGATTGCTGATGAAATACAATCTGGCTTAGCAAGGTCAGGAAAACTATTGGCTTGTGATTGGGAAAATGTCAGACCAGATTTAGTG ATATTGGGAAAAGCATTGGGAGGTGGCGTAATTCCTGTAAGTGCTGTCCTTGCTGACAAAGAAGTAATGCTTTGTATCCAACCTGGAGAGCATGGGAG TACTTTTGGGGGAAATCCATTGGCAAGTGCAGTTGCTATTGCATCACTTGAAGTGATCAAAGATGAGAGACTTGCTGAGAG GTCAGCTACATTAGGAGAGGAGCTCAGAAATCAGCTTATCAAGATTCAGGAAAAATTCCCACAATACATCAAGAACGTTCGAGGAAGAGGTTTATTCAATGCTGTGGAGCTCAAAGGAAAAGCTTTATCTCCTGTTTCTGCATATGATATTTGCATGAAGTTGAAAGAAAGAGGGGTTCTTGCTAAACCAACACATGATACTATAATTCGGTTAACTCCTCCACTCTCCATAAG TTTGGATGAGCTGAAAGAAGGGTCAAAGGCACTTAATGATGTGCTGGAAATTGATCTTCCAAAGCTGATGAAGGAAAAGCCACACACTGCTTCCTCAAGTGATTCCAACATATGTGATCGCTGTGGAAGAAACCTTTATGCTTCTGAAGATTAA
- the LOC103487806 gene encoding F-box protein At5g46170-like, with amino-acid sequence MSSLRLDLTSKIYPEPDSLFSFNSASISTTSCCIDHFDRLPDSLLLLIFNKIGDVKALGRCCVVSRRFHCLVPQVENVVVRVDCVISDDESSSSSSSSGKSRGPFFNIFRFVFGGIVKPLQALGQFLGQTRASSSLASSSSTSSLAVGTDEDGEIDQGGVTHHSPTQVLKNFNEIRFLRIELPSGELGIDDGVLLKWRADFGSTLDNCVILGASSVIQPGSIKPSIGQDNGTDGGFCIGNGGASDDNGSIPESFYTNGGLKLRVVWTISSLIAASARHYLLQPIIADHKTLDSLVLTDADGQGVLCMNKDQLEELRVKPLSASSASKRTLVPALNMRLWYATHLELPNGLILKGATLVAIRPSEQSAAKKDVSDCSWASTAFEEPYRTAAKMLVKRRTYCLEMNSF; translated from the coding sequence ATGTCGTCTTTGCGTCTAGATCTGACTTCTAAGATCTACCCAGAACCTGATTCtctgttttcttttaattctgcTTCCATTTCCACCACCTCTTGTTGTATTGACCACTTTGATCGTCTTCCTgattcccttcttcttcttattttcaACAAGATTGGTGACGTTAAGGCTCTTGGTCGATGCTGTGTCGTTTCTCGAAGGTTTCACTGTCTTGTGCCTCAAGTGGAAAACGTTGTTGTTCGTGTGGATTGTGTTATTTCTGATGATgaatcctcttcttcttcttcttcgtctggTAAATCTCGTGGccctttttttaatatttttcgcTTTGTATTTGGTGGCATTGTTAAGCCCCTTCAAGCGTTGGGCCAGTTTTTGGGTCAGACACGAGCATCCTCTAGTTTGGCATCCTCTTCCTCTACCTCATCTCTCGCGGTTGGTACCGATGAGGATGGTGAAATTGATCAAGGTGGGGTCACCCATCATTCCCCAACTCAGGTTCTTAAGAATTTCAATGAGATTCGATTCCTTCGGATCGAGCTTCCGAGTGGGGAATTGGGTATTGATGATGGGGTATTGTTGAAATGGCGAGCTGATTTCGGATCCACTTTGGATAATTGTGTGATTTTGGGTGCTTCTTCGGTGATTCAACCGGGCTCCATCAAACCTTCAATTGGTCAAGATAATGGGACTGATGGGGGATTCTGTATTGGCAATGGCGGTGCTAGCGACGATAATGGAAGTATACCCGAATCCTTTTACACCAATGGTGGTCTgaaattgagagtagtatggACGATTAGTTCGCTTATTGCAGCTTCAGCGAGGCACTATTTGCTGCAACCAATAATAGCAGATCACAAGACTTTGGATAGTTTGGTTCTTACTGATGCGGATGGACAAGGGGTGCTTTGTATGAACAAAGATCAACTTGAGGAGTTGAGGGTGAAGCCCTTGTCTGCTTCTTCCGCTTCGAAGAGAACTCTCGTACCAGCTTTGAATATGAGACTTTGGTATGCCACACACTTAGAATTGCCTAATGGGTTGATACTGAAGGGCGCTACACTTGTCGCTATCCGTCCCAGCGAACAGTCTGCGGCGAAGAAGGATGTGTCTGATTGCTCTTGGGCTTCAACTGCTTTTGAAGAACCATATAGGACTGCTGCAAAGATGTTAGTGAAGAGGAGAACATACTGCCTTGAGATGAACTCTTTCTAA
- the LOC103487784 gene encoding uncharacterized protein LOC103487784, translating into MEQESGGSMVQDGSNFESNSESLDCIGKVRKLLFRRMLIGIKDGRFFLGNFYCIDKQGNIILQDAVEYRSTRRSSPSPMEQRCLGLILIPNSCRVSCHVDSTIDEQLALLSV; encoded by the coding sequence ATGGAACAAGAATCAGGAGGATCCATGGTTCAGGATGGGAGCAATTTTGAGTCTAACTCAGAGAGTTTAGATTGCATAGGAAAGGTGAGAAAGCTGCTGTTTCGTCGAATGCTCATAGGTATTAAAGATGGAAGGTTTTTCTTGGGCAACTTTTACTGCATTGACAAGCAAGGAAATATCATCCTTCAAGATGCAGTAGAGTATCGTAGCACTCGGCGTAGCTCACCTTCTCCGATGGAACAACGGTGCCTTGGTCTTATTCTTATACCCAACTCTTGCCGTGTATCTTGTCATGTAGATAGTACCATCGATGAACAATTGGCATTGCTATCAGTTTAG